The genomic region GAGCAATTTTTCCTGAACCTTCACTATTCTCAATGCTTAACTTTGTAATTAATGTAGATTCTAAATCTGATGCAGTTATGGTTAATTCTCCTGTATCAAGATCGAAAAGGAAACTGTCGAGTATCGGAATTGTAGATTTTCCGCTGATTGCTTTACTTACACTTAGCATATGTGAAAGTAATTCTGAACTGGAAACAATAAATTTCATGTGCTTTATTTTTATTATTTATGAATAATTTGCTAAAATATACATTTTTAAATTTAAAACAATATGCCGGCTTATCTTTTTTTTTTTAATTTAGGCTAAATTTAATTATTGACAATTTACTAACACGATTTTAACATGATTTAAACACATTATTGATTCCTCCACAAATTTTGTGGAATATTATTAAATGCTAAAATAAGATAATTTTATTAAAATAATAGTAGAACTAAACTATTAGAGTCTTTTTAACAATTCCTTGGCATAAACGTCACAAATTGTATTCTCATAATGAAAAGAGTGTGCTTTAACCCATTCAAATTCAATATATTTACCTTGAGTCAGTTTATAATATTCTTTCCAATAAGTTATATTTTTAACTTTCTCTCCTTGAGCAGTAATCCAATTATTTAATTTCCAATTATAAATCCATTCAGTCAAACCTTTAATTACATAGCGGCTGTCAGTTATAATCCTGATTTTTTCGTAATCTTCCAACTCCTTAAGCCCCTCTATTACAGCTACTAACTCAATTAAACTGCTGTTTTGAATTTCCTTAATACCAAATTTTATATCATACAGAGCATTTGTTTTTTTAAACAATGCAACATAAGAACAAAATCGCTTTTTTACGGAATAACTACCGTCAGTAAATATACTTATAAAATCATTTTCATAATAATCAAGTGTATAAATTTTGGGAGAATTCGTACGTTTATCGTAAACAATAATTTTCGAGAGATCATTAAATCCTACAACTTCCTCATTATTCCTTATAATGAATTTTAATTTAAAGCCAATATAAAAAGTGTCTGTTCTTTTATTATGGAAAATCTTTCTGATTTGGTATTCGTTTTCTTTTAAAACTTCAGTAAATAAATTATTTGATTCAAAGGCAAGTATTTTTTTCACCGGTGTAAAACTAATCTCTGCTTTATGTGAAGATGAAAAAATATGAATTCTGTATGCATCATTTATTTGATCAAAAATGTGCATATCACATATTATCGGATATTTAATTTCAGTATTAATAACTTAGCCAATTTTCAATAATTTTTTTTCCGAATTTTGTCATTATGGATTCAGGATGAAATTGGATACCTTTAACATCATATTTTACATGACTGACAGCCATAATTATATTGCGTTGTGATATTGCCGTAACTTTCAGATCGTTATTATCATTATCAACCGAAACTGCCCAAGAATGATACAACCCGGTCTCAATCCTTTCAGGCAGATCTTTAAACAATTTATCTTCTCTGTCAATTATTTTCGTATTGGTTTTAACTCCGTGATGAACCTTGTCAGGATTATATAAATCTGCTCCGAAATATTCGGCAATTGCTTGCATTCCGAGACAAATTCCCAGTATTGACTTTTCTTTATAAAATTTATCAATTATTTCAAATAAATTTACTGTGTGTTCAGGTAATCCGGGTCCGGGTGAAATTAAAATTTTATCAAATTCAGAAATTTCATTTAAATTTACCACATCGTTTTTAATTATCGTATATTCGCATAAATTGCTTTCATAAAGCAGTTGTGCTAAATTAAACGTAAACGAATCATAATTATCTATTAATAAAACTTTTTTCATATTAACTCTTTAGACAGAAATAAAGCGATTCAAAAAATGAATGAATACGGGAAAAATAAATTACCCTTTTTATTCATTATTGATTTTGACTTTAAAAAAGCATATATACTTGATAAAGAAGAATTGGACCCTTACAAAGTTAAGTTTTCTTTTAACAATTTTGCGAATTGTGAGGATAAAAAAATTAAGAAACAGGTAAAATTTGAGAAAAAAACTCCCTCATTGTATAATTATCAAATATCTTTTGATAAAGTACAAAAAGAGATTAATGCGGGTAATACATATTTATTGAACCTGACATTTTCTTCCGAGTTTCAAACAAATTTGGATTTAAAAGAAATATATAATTTAGCTAAAGCCCCTTATAAACTCTATTTTAATGATGAATTTACGGTATTTTCTCCGGAAACATTTATTAAGATAAAAGATCGAAAAATTTCTTCATTTCCCATGAAAGGAACTATTGATGCAAGTATTCCGAATGCTGAAAGGAAAATATTAAATGATCATAAAGAAACTGCCGAACATAATACCATAGTTGATCTCATAAGAAATGATTTAAATATGGTTGGCAGACAGGTTAAAGTTGAACGATTCAGATATATTGACAAAATTACTACTAATAAAAAAGATCTTCTGCAAGTCAGTTCAGAAATCAGCGGCATTTTACCGGATAATTATTATGAAAACATCGGAACCATAATTGACAAACTACTTCCTGCAGGTTCAATAAGCGGAGCACCAAAGAAAAAAACAATTGAAATTATTAAATTTACGGAAACACATAATCGAAACTACTATACCGGAATTGCCGGATATTTTGACGGCAAAAATTTAGACAGCTTTGTAATGATACGATTTATTGAAAAACAAGGCAATCAATTATTTTTTAAAAGCGGCGGCGGTATTACAAATTTCAGTAATGTAAATTCAGAATACAACGAAATTATTGATAAGATTTATCTTCCGATATAAATTTTATTTCTTATAAAAATACATTTCTTCATTTTGGTCTTGGTTATTAACAAATTTAGCTTATCTTTGTTAATGCATATTAACAAAATATGCCTATTATTAATAATTAAGAATAACAATGCTTACGGATTTACTTTTACAATCAAAACAAATAATTGAACAAGTGCCTTTTAAGTTTCAAAGATACTTATCGGAAAAAATCAATTGGAATAACAGATTAATTGCAATTAAAGGTGCAAGAGGAAGCGGAAAAACAACTCTGATTTTACAGCATATTGCTCTGAATTTAAAAATAGACCATACTGTTTTGTATATTAGTACGGAAGATCTATTCTTTTACAAAAATACTTTGCTT from Bacteroidales bacterium harbors:
- a CDS encoding aminodeoxychorismate/anthranilate synthase component II — its product is MKKVLLIDNYDSFTFNLAQLLYESNLCEYTIIKNDVVNLNEISEFDKILISPGPGLPEHTVNLFEIIDKFYKEKSILGICLGMQAIAEYFGADLYNPDKVHHGVKTNTKIIDREDKLFKDLPERIETGLYHSWAVSVDNDNNDLKVTAISQRNIIMAVSHVKYDVKGIQFHPESIMTKFGKKIIENWLSY
- a CDS encoding ribonuclease HI, giving the protein MHIFDQINDAYRIHIFSSSHKAEISFTPVKKILAFESNNLFTEVLKENEYQIRKIFHNKRTDTFYIGFKLKFIIRNNEEVVGFNDLSKIIVYDKRTNSPKIYTLDYYENDFISIFTDGSYSVKKRFCSYVALFKKTNALYDIKFGIKEIQNSSLIELVAVIEGLKELEDYEKIRIITDSRYVIKGLTEWIYNWKLNNWITAQGEKVKNITYWKEYYKLTQGKYIEFEWVKAHSFHYENTICDVYAKELLKRL
- a CDS encoding aminodeoxychorismate synthase component I; its protein translation is MNSLDRNKAIQKMNEYGKNKLPFLFIIDFDFKKAYILDKEELDPYKVKFSFNNFANCEDKKIKKQVKFEKKTPSLYNYQISFDKVQKEINAGNTYLLNLTFSSEFQTNLDLKEIYNLAKAPYKLYFNDEFTVFSPETFIKIKDRKISSFPMKGTIDASIPNAERKILNDHKETAEHNTIVDLIRNDLNMVGRQVKVERFRYIDKITTNKKDLLQVSSEISGILPDNYYENIGTIIDKLLPAGSISGAPKKKTIEIIKFTETHNRNYYTGIAGYFDGKNLDSFVMIRFIEKQGNQLFFKSGGGITNFSNVNSEYNEIIDKIYLPI